A single window of Leclercia adecarboxylata DNA harbors:
- the ykgO gene encoding type B 50S ribosomal protein L36 — protein sequence MQVLNSLRSAKQRHADCQIVKRKGRLYVICKSNPRFKAVQGRKKKR from the coding sequence ATGCAGGTTCTTAATTCATTGCGCAGCGCAAAACAACGTCATGCGGATTGTCAGATCGTCAAACGTAAGGGGCGGCTGTATGTGATATGCAAATCCAATCCGCGCTTCAAGGCGGTGCAGGGGCGTAAGAAGAAACGGTAG
- a CDS encoding YlaC family protein, which produces MTEIQRLLTETIDDLNVREKRDNKPRFSISFIRKHPGLFVAMYAAWLATLVVMLQSDTLIGSVWLLVVLFVVFNAFFFFDVNPRYRYEDIDVLDFRVCYNGEWYNTRYVPNQLIDSILHSPQVESQQKEKLQKMIATKGELSFYDVFTLARVAA; this is translated from the coding sequence ATGACCGAGATACAACGCCTGCTTACCGAGACCATTGATGACCTCAATGTACGCGAAAAGCGTGACAACAAACCGCGCTTTAGCATCAGCTTTATTCGCAAACATCCGGGCCTGTTTGTTGCTATGTATGCCGCCTGGCTGGCAACGCTGGTGGTGATGCTGCAGTCGGACACGCTGATCGGTTCCGTCTGGCTCCTGGTGGTATTATTCGTCGTCTTTAACGCCTTCTTCTTCTTCGACGTTAATCCGCGCTACCGCTATGAAGATATTGATGTGCTCGATTTTCGCGTCTGCTACAACGGTGAGTGGTACAACACGCGCTATGTGCCCAACCAGCTGATCGACAGCATCCTGCATTCACCTCAGGTTGAATCCCAGCAAAAAGAGAAACTGCAAAAAATGATCGCCACCAAAGGCGAACTCTCTTTCTACGACGTCTTTACCCTTGCCCGCGTGGCTGCCTGA
- a CDS encoding HHA domain-containing protein, translated as MSDKPLTKTDYLMRLRRCQSIDTLERVIEKNKYELSDNELAVFYSAADHRLAELTMNKLYDKIPTAVWKFVR; from the coding sequence ATGTCTGATAAACCATTAACCAAGACAGATTATTTGATGCGTTTGCGACGCTGTCAGTCAATTGACACCCTTGAACGTGTGATTGAGAAAAATAAATACGAGCTTTCTGATAATGAGTTAGCGGTATTCTATTCCGCAGCGGATCATCGCCTGGCTGAACTTACGATGAATAAGCTGTACGATAAAATTCCTACCGCCGTGTGGAAATTCGTACGCTGA
- the tomB gene encoding Hha toxicity modulator TomB, whose amino-acid sequence MDEYSPKRQDIAQLKFLCESLYHDCLSNLDESNHGWVNDPTSAINLQLNELIEHIATFALNYKIKYNEDNKLIEQIDEYLDDTFMLFSSYGINAQDLQKWRKSGNRLFRCFVNASRANPLASPVKIITNN is encoded by the coding sequence ATGGACGAATACTCGCCCAAAAGGCAAGATATTGCACAGTTGAAATTCCTTTGTGAATCCCTGTACCATGACTGCCTTTCCAATCTCGATGAAAGCAACCATGGCTGGGTCAATGACCCTACTTCTGCCATTAATTTGCAGCTAAACGAGTTGATTGAGCATATAGCAACCTTCGCCCTTAATTATAAAATTAAGTATAACGAAGATAATAAGTTGATTGAGCAAATTGACGAATACCTGGATGACACTTTTATGTTATTCAGCAGCTACGGCATTAACGCGCAGGATTTGCAGAAATGGCGTAAATCGGGCAATCGGCTTTTTCGTTGTTTTGTCAATGCAAGCAGGGCTAACCCGTTAGCTTCTCCGGTTAAAATTATTACAAACAATTAG
- the acrB gene encoding multidrug efflux RND transporter permease subunit AcrB has protein sequence MPNFFIDRPIFAWVIAIIIMLAGGLAILKLPVAQYPTIAPPAISIAATYPGADAKTVQDTVTQVIEQNMNGIDNLMYMSSNSDSTGTVQITLTFESGTDADIAQVQVQNKLQLAMPLLPQEVQQQGVSVEKSSSSFLMVVGVINTNGTMTQEDISDYVGANMKDAISRTSGVGDVQLFGSQYAMRIWMDPNKLNNFQLTPVDVITAIKAQNAQVAAGQLGGTPPVKGQQLNASIIAQTRLTSADEFSKILLKVNPDGSQVRLRDVAKVELGGENYDVIAKFNGQPASGLGIKLATGANALDTATAIRAELKKMEPFFPSGLKIVYPYDTTPFVKISIHEVVKTLVEAIILVFIVMYLFLQNFRATLIPTIAVPVVLLGTFAILSIFGYSINTLTMFGMVLAIGLLVDDAIVVVENVERVMSEEGLPPKEATRKSMGQIQGALVGIAMVLSAVFIPMAFFGGSTGAIYRQFSITIVSAMALSVLVALILTPALCATMLKPVAKGDHGEGKKGFFGWFNRMFDKSTHHYTDSVGNILRSTGRYLLLYIIIVVGMAYLFVRLPSSFLPDEDQGVFLTMAQLPAGASQERTQKVLDEVTDYYLTKEKANVESVFAVNGFGFAGRGQNTGIAFVSLKDWAERPGEENKVEAITGRAMGTFSQIKDAMVFAFNLPAIVELGTATGFDFQLIDQGGLGHEKLTQARNQLFGEVAKHPELLVGVRPNGLEDTPQFKVDIDQEKAQALGVSISDINTTLGAAWGGSYVNDFIDRGRVKKVYVMSEAQYRMLPNDINNWYVRGSNGQMVPFAAFSTSRWEYGSPRLERYNGLPSMEILGQAAPGRSTGEAMNLMEELAGKLPAGIGYDWTGMSYQERLSGNQAPALYAISLIVVFLCLAALYESWSIPFSVMLVVPLGVIGALLAATFRGLGNDVYFQVGLLTTIGLSAKNAILIVEFAKDLMDKEGKGLIEATLEAVRMRLRPILMTSLAFILGVMPLVISSGAGSGSQNAVGTGVMGGMVTATVLAIFFVPVFFVVVRRRFSRKNDDIEHKHSV, from the coding sequence ATGCCTAATTTCTTTATCGATCGCCCCATTTTTGCGTGGGTGATCGCCATAATCATCATGCTAGCCGGGGGACTTGCGATCCTGAAGCTGCCTGTCGCGCAATATCCAACCATTGCGCCGCCAGCAATTTCAATCGCCGCAACCTACCCTGGGGCTGATGCCAAAACGGTGCAGGACACCGTAACCCAGGTTATCGAACAGAACATGAACGGTATCGATAACCTGATGTACATGTCCTCCAACAGTGACTCCACCGGTACGGTGCAGATCACGCTGACCTTTGAGTCCGGTACAGATGCGGATATCGCTCAGGTTCAGGTGCAGAACAAACTGCAGCTGGCGATGCCGTTACTGCCGCAGGAAGTTCAACAGCAGGGCGTGAGCGTGGAGAAATCCTCCAGCAGCTTCCTGATGGTTGTCGGCGTTATCAACACCAACGGCACCATGACGCAGGAGGATATTTCCGACTACGTGGGCGCCAACATGAAGGATGCCATCAGCCGTACTTCAGGCGTGGGTGACGTGCAGCTGTTCGGTTCCCAGTACGCGATGCGTATCTGGATGGATCCGAACAAACTGAACAACTTCCAGCTGACGCCGGTAGACGTGATCACCGCCATCAAAGCGCAGAACGCCCAGGTTGCAGCCGGTCAGTTAGGCGGTACGCCGCCGGTTAAAGGCCAGCAGCTTAACGCCTCGATCATCGCGCAGACCCGTCTGACCTCAGCAGATGAGTTCAGTAAAATTCTGCTGAAAGTGAATCCGGACGGTTCACAGGTTCGCCTGCGTGACGTTGCGAAGGTGGAGCTGGGCGGTGAAAACTACGACGTTATCGCCAAATTTAACGGCCAGCCAGCTTCCGGTCTGGGGATTAAACTGGCGACCGGCGCTAATGCCCTGGATACAGCAACAGCGATCCGTGCCGAACTGAAGAAAATGGAACCTTTCTTCCCGTCAGGTCTGAAAATCGTTTACCCGTATGACACCACGCCGTTCGTTAAGATCTCGATTCACGAAGTAGTGAAAACGCTGGTCGAAGCGATCATCCTGGTATTCATCGTGATGTATCTGTTCCTGCAGAACTTCCGCGCGACGCTGATCCCTACCATTGCCGTTCCGGTCGTTCTGTTGGGTACCTTTGCGATACTGTCGATCTTTGGCTATTCGATAAACACCCTGACGATGTTCGGGATGGTGCTGGCGATAGGCTTGCTGGTGGATGACGCCATCGTAGTAGTGGAAAACGTCGAGCGTGTGATGTCCGAAGAGGGGCTGCCGCCGAAGGAAGCCACCCGTAAGTCGATGGGTCAGATCCAGGGCGCACTGGTCGGTATCGCGATGGTGCTGTCCGCCGTATTTATCCCGATGGCCTTCTTCGGTGGCTCTACCGGTGCGATTTATCGTCAGTTCTCCATCACTATCGTCTCGGCAATGGCCCTGTCGGTACTGGTTGCGTTGATCCTGACCCCGGCACTGTGCGCCACCATGCTGAAACCGGTAGCCAAAGGCGATCACGGCGAAGGCAAAAAAGGCTTCTTCGGCTGGTTTAACCGCATGTTCGATAAGAGCACACATCACTACACCGACAGCGTGGGCAATATCCTGCGCAGCACCGGTCGTTATCTGCTGCTCTATATCATCATCGTGGTAGGTATGGCGTACCTGTTTGTTCGTCTGCCAAGCTCCTTCCTGCCGGACGAAGACCAGGGCGTATTCCTGACCATGGCCCAGCTGCCAGCAGGCGCATCCCAGGAACGTACCCAGAAAGTGCTGGATGAGGTGACGGATTATTACCTCACTAAAGAGAAAGCCAACGTTGAATCGGTGTTTGCGGTTAACGGCTTTGGTTTTGCGGGTCGTGGCCAGAACACCGGTATTGCCTTCGTTTCTCTGAAAGACTGGGCTGAGCGTCCGGGCGAAGAGAACAAGGTTGAAGCCATTACTGGCCGTGCGATGGGCACCTTCTCGCAGATTAAAGATGCGATGGTCTTTGCCTTTAACCTGCCAGCGATCGTCGAGCTGGGTACGGCAACCGGCTTTGACTTCCAGCTTATCGACCAGGGCGGTCTGGGCCATGAAAAACTGACTCAGGCGCGTAACCAGCTGTTTGGTGAGGTGGCAAAACATCCTGAGCTGCTGGTGGGCGTGCGTCCTAACGGCCTGGAAGATACGCCGCAGTTTAAAGTGGATATCGATCAGGAAAAAGCACAGGCGCTGGGCGTCTCTATCAGTGACATCAATACCACGCTGGGCGCAGCCTGGGGCGGTAGCTACGTCAACGACTTCATCGACCGCGGTCGCGTGAAGAAGGTGTACGTGATGTCTGAAGCGCAATACCGTATGTTGCCGAACGATATCAATAACTGGTACGTCCGCGGCAGTAACGGGCAGATGGTGCCATTCGCCGCCTTCTCCACCTCACGCTGGGAATATGGCTCACCGCGTCTGGAACGTTACAACGGTCTGCCATCGATGGAGATCCTCGGTCAGGCGGCACCGGGCAGAAGTACCGGTGAGGCCATGAACCTGATGGAAGAGCTGGCGGGCAAACTGCCAGCAGGCATCGGCTACGACTGGACGGGGATGTCCTATCAGGAACGTCTGTCCGGCAACCAGGCCCCTGCCCTGTATGCCATCTCCCTGATCGTGGTATTCCTGTGTCTGGCAGCGCTGTATGAGAGCTGGTCTATTCCGTTCTCCGTTATGCTGGTTGTACCGCTGGGGGTCATTGGCGCCCTGTTGGCAGCCACGTTCCGTGGCCTCGGTAATGACGTTTACTTCCAGGTGGGCCTGCTGACAACCATTGGCTTGTCGGCGAAGAACGCGATATTGATCGTGGAATTCGCCAAGGATCTGATGGATAAAGAGGGCAAAGGGCTGATTGAAGCGACGCTGGAGGCGGTCCGTATGCGTCTGCGTCCGATTCTGATGACCTCCCTGGCGTTTATCCTCGGGGTTATGCCTCTGGTAATCAGTTCGGGTGCAGGCTCCGGTTCGCAGAACGCCGTAGGTACTGGCGTAATGGGCGGGATGGTTACCGCAACCGTATTGGCTATCTTCTTCGTTCCGGTATTCTTTGTGGTAGTACGTCGCCGTTTCAGCCGTAAAAACGACGATATCGAACACAAACATTCGGTGTAA
- the acrA gene encoding multidrug efflux RND transporter periplasmic adaptor subunit AcrA, translating into MNKNRGLTPLAIVLMLSGSLALTGCDEKQAQQGAQQVPEVGVVTLKSEPLQITTELPGRTSAYRIAEVRPQVSGIILKRNFTEGGDVKAGDSLYQIDPATYQANYESAKGDLAKAQAAAKIAQLTVSRYQKLLGTQYISQQEYDSAQADAQQANAAVTAAKAAVETARINLAYTKVTSPISGRIGKSSVTEGALVQSGQTNALATVQQLDPIYVDVTQSSNDFLRLKQELENGTLKQENGKAKVELVTSDGIKFPQAGSLEFSDVTVDQTTGSITLRAIFPNPNHTLLPGMFVRASLEEGTNPTALLVPQQGVTRTPRGDASAMVIGAEDKVEVRQITATQAIGDKWLVTDGLKDGDRVIITGLQKVRPGAQVKAQEVKSDNQQQASAGGQSEQPKS; encoded by the coding sequence ATGAACAAAAACAGAGGGTTAACGCCTCTGGCGATCGTTCTGATGCTCTCAGGCAGCTTAGCGCTTACAGGATGTGACGAAAAACAGGCTCAACAAGGAGCTCAGCAGGTGCCAGAAGTTGGCGTCGTGACGCTCAAATCCGAACCTCTCCAGATAACAACAGAATTACCCGGCCGAACCAGCGCTTACCGCATTGCTGAAGTGCGTCCACAGGTGAGTGGCATCATCCTGAAACGTAATTTTACGGAAGGTGGTGATGTTAAAGCAGGTGATTCTCTGTATCAGATTGATCCCGCTACCTATCAGGCTAATTACGAAAGTGCAAAAGGCGATCTGGCTAAAGCCCAGGCTGCGGCAAAAATTGCCCAGCTGACCGTCAGCCGTTATCAGAAACTGTTGGGTACCCAGTACATCAGCCAACAGGAATACGATAGCGCCCAGGCAGATGCTCAACAGGCTAACGCCGCCGTTACCGCTGCGAAAGCCGCGGTAGAAACTGCACGCATTAACCTGGCCTATACCAAAGTGACCTCGCCTATCAGCGGTCGCATTGGTAAATCGTCAGTGACCGAAGGTGCCCTGGTGCAGAGCGGCCAGACCAACGCGCTGGCTACCGTGCAGCAGCTTGATCCGATCTATGTCGATGTTACCCAGTCGAGCAATGATTTCCTGCGTCTGAAACAGGAGCTGGAGAACGGCACCCTGAAGCAGGAAAATGGCAAAGCGAAAGTGGAACTGGTCACCAGCGACGGTATTAAGTTCCCACAGGCCGGCAGCCTCGAGTTCTCTGACGTGACGGTCGATCAGACCACCGGTTCTATCACCCTGCGTGCCATCTTCCCGAACCCGAACCATACGCTGTTACCGGGTATGTTCGTTCGTGCAAGCCTGGAAGAAGGGACTAACCCAACCGCACTGCTGGTTCCACAGCAGGGTGTGACCCGAACGCCGCGCGGCGATGCCAGTGCAATGGTTATTGGCGCTGAAGACAAAGTCGAAGTCCGTCAGATCACCGCCACCCAGGCGATTGGTGACAAATGGCTGGTCACTGACGGTCTGAAAGATGGCGATCGCGTCATCATTACCGGTTTACAAAAAGTTCGCCCGGGCGCCCAGGTTAAAGCGCAAGAGGTCAAGTCTGACAATCAACAACAAGCCTCCGCAGGCGGCCAGTCAGAACAACCTAAGTCTTAA
- the acrR gene encoding multidrug efflux transporter transcriptional repressor AcrR — translation MARKTKQQALATRQHILDVALRLFSQQGVSSTSLAHIAQAAGVTRGAIYWHFKNKSDLFGEIWELSESSIGDLETEYRAKFPDDPLSVLREILVYILEATVIEERRRLMMEIIFHKCEFVGEMAVVQQAQRSLCLESYDRIEQTLMHCIKAKMLPANLLTRRAAILMRSYISGIMENWLFAPQSFDLQREARDYVAILLEMYQFCPTLRAQPESLPA, via the coding sequence ATGGCACGAAAAACCAAACAACAAGCACTTGCGACACGCCAGCACATCCTTGATGTTGCTTTGCGCTTGTTTTCGCAACAGGGGGTCTCTTCCACTTCGCTGGCACATATTGCTCAGGCGGCTGGGGTAACCCGGGGAGCGATTTACTGGCATTTCAAAAATAAGTCAGATTTATTTGGTGAAATTTGGGAGCTTTCAGAATCCAGTATTGGAGATCTCGAGACTGAGTATCGGGCAAAATTCCCCGACGATCCACTCTCAGTTTTAAGAGAGATTCTGGTCTATATCCTTGAGGCGACTGTTATTGAAGAGCGTCGCCGCCTGATGATGGAGATCATTTTCCACAAATGCGAGTTTGTCGGGGAAATGGCCGTTGTGCAACAGGCACAGCGCAGTTTATGTCTGGAAAGTTACGACCGTATTGAACAGACCCTGATGCATTGTATTAAAGCTAAAATGTTGCCCGCTAATTTGCTGACCCGTCGCGCCGCTATCCTGATGCGCAGCTATATTTCCGGCATTATGGAAAACTGGCTTTTTGCCCCCCAGTCTTTTGATCTGCAACGGGAAGCTCGTGATTACGTGGCCATCCTGCTGGAGATGTACCAGTTCTGCCCGACGCTACGCGCGCAGCCAGAGTCGCTCCCGGCCTGA
- the mscK gene encoding mechanosensitive channel MscK, whose translation MLHYTRKQHPLLAFILVFFFALMASPAALARADNSNDTPTRADIQSQLDALSKQKELTPQDKLVQQDLTETLETVDKLERVKAETTQLRQKVAQAPETMRKATESLNALGDVDNDAETRKTLATLSLRQLELRVAQLLDDLQTAQSDLATYNSQLVSLQTQPERVQNAMYTASQQLQQIRNRLNGTSAGEAALRPTQQTLLLAQQQLLNAQIEQQRKSLEGNTVLQDTLQKQRDYVTANINRLEHQLQLLQEAVNSKRLTLTEKTAQEAVNPDETARIQENPLVKQELDMNHQLSQRLITATENGNSLVQQNIKVKNWLDRALQSERNIKEQIAVLKGSLLLSRILYQQQQTLPSADELEDMTNRIADLRLEQFEVNQQRDALFQSDAFVAKVEEGHSSEVNGEVHDALLQVVDMRRELLDQLNKQLGNQLMMAINLQINQQQLVSVSKSLQEILTQQIFWVNSNKPMDWDWIKSFPGMLKDQIKGMKITVNWEKAGPAVAFAFLAGLPLLLIAGLIRWRLGWLKKYQAKLANEVGQLRNDSQLHTPKAILIDLIRALPVCLLILAAGLILLTMQLNVSDLLWAFSKKLALFWLVFGLCWKVLEKDGVAVSHFNMPAQLTSHWRRQIVRISLALLPLHFWSVVAELSPLHLMDDVLGQFVILLNLLLISVLMWPMCRDSWRDKESHAIRLATVTVLSIIPLALMVLTATGYFYTTLRLSGRWIETVYLVILWNLLYQTVLRGLSVAARRIAYRRALARRQNMVKEGAEGAEPQEEPTIALEQVNQQTLRITMLVMIALFGVMFWAIWSDLITVFAYLDSITLWHYNGTEAGAAVVKNVTMGSLLFALVSSMVAWALIRNLPGLLEVLVLSRLNMRQGASYAITTILNYVILVAGAMTVFGSLGVSWDKLQWLAAALSVGLGFGLQEIFGNFVSGLIILFERPVRIGDTVTIGTFSGTVSKIRIRATTITDFDRKEVIIPNKAFVTERLINWSLSDTITRVVIRLGVAYGSDLDAVKKVLLKAAMDHPKVMHDPEPAVFFTTFGPSTLDHELRLYVRELRDRSYTVDELNRTIERLCRENNINIAFNQLEVHLRNEKGDEHTEVKREVKGDDPTPA comes from the coding sequence ATGTTGCACTACACACGCAAACAGCATCCTCTCCTGGCATTTATTCTGGTTTTCTTTTTCGCATTGATGGCTTCACCGGCTGCGTTGGCGCGTGCCGATAATAGCAACGACACGCCAACGCGGGCAGATATCCAGAGCCAGCTTGATGCCCTGAGCAAACAGAAAGAGCTCACTCCGCAGGACAAGCTGGTCCAGCAGGATCTGACGGAAACCCTGGAGACCGTCGACAAGCTCGAGCGGGTCAAAGCCGAAACCACGCAGTTACGCCAGAAGGTGGCTCAGGCACCGGAAACGATGCGCAAGGCGACCGAGAGCCTCAACGCGCTTGGCGATGTCGATAACGATGCGGAAACCCGCAAAACGCTGGCGACCCTGTCCCTGCGTCAGCTGGAACTGCGCGTGGCGCAACTGCTCGACGATTTACAAACTGCGCAAAGCGATCTCGCCACCTACAATAGCCAGCTGGTATCTCTGCAAACCCAGCCGGAGCGCGTGCAGAATGCGATGTACACCGCGTCTCAGCAGCTGCAGCAGATCCGCAATCGTCTGAACGGGACTTCCGCGGGTGAGGCGGCGTTACGTCCCACGCAGCAAACGTTACTGCTGGCGCAGCAGCAGCTGCTGAATGCGCAGATTGAACAGCAGCGTAAGAGTCTGGAAGGCAACACCGTGCTGCAGGATACCCTGCAAAAACAGCGCGACTATGTCACCGCCAACATCAACCGTCTGGAGCATCAGCTGCAGCTGTTGCAGGAGGCGGTCAACAGCAAGCGACTGACCCTGACGGAGAAAACCGCGCAGGAGGCCGTTAACCCGGACGAAACCGCGCGTATCCAGGAAAATCCGCTGGTGAAGCAGGAGCTGGATATGAACCATCAGCTCAGCCAGCGTTTGATTACCGCCACCGAAAACGGCAACTCGCTGGTTCAGCAGAACATCAAAGTCAAAAACTGGCTGGATCGTGCCCTGCAGTCTGAACGCAACATCAAAGAGCAGATCGCCGTCCTGAAAGGCAGCCTGCTGCTGTCGCGTATCCTTTATCAGCAACAGCAGACCTTACCTTCCGCCGATGAGCTGGAGGATATGACCAACCGCATTGCGGATCTGCGGCTGGAACAGTTTGAGGTCAACCAGCAGCGCGACGCCCTGTTCCAGAGCGATGCCTTTGTTGCGAAAGTGGAAGAGGGGCACAGCAGCGAGGTGAATGGTGAAGTTCACGATGCGCTGCTGCAGGTCGTGGATATGCGCCGCGAGCTGCTCGACCAGCTGAATAAACAGCTGGGCAATCAGCTGATGATGGCCATTAACCTGCAGATCAACCAGCAGCAGCTGGTGAGCGTCTCCAAAAGCCTGCAGGAGATCCTCACCCAGCAGATCTTCTGGGTAAACAGCAACAAGCCGATGGACTGGGACTGGATCAAATCCTTCCCGGGCATGCTGAAAGACCAGATTAAAGGGATGAAAATTACCGTTAACTGGGAAAAAGCCGGTCCGGCGGTGGCCTTTGCCTTCCTGGCGGGCCTGCCGCTGTTGCTGATTGCCGGGTTAATCCGCTGGCGTCTCGGCTGGCTGAAAAAGTACCAGGCGAAGCTGGCGAATGAAGTGGGGCAGTTGCGTAATGACAGCCAGCTTCATACGCCGAAAGCCATTCTAATCGATCTGATCCGCGCCCTGCCGGTCTGCCTGTTGATTCTGGCTGCGGGGCTGATCCTGCTCACCATGCAGCTCAACGTCAGCGATCTGCTGTGGGCCTTCAGTAAAAAACTGGCGCTGTTCTGGCTGGTGTTTGGCCTGTGCTGGAAAGTGCTGGAGAAAGACGGCGTGGCGGTAAGCCACTTCAATATGCCTGCCCAGCTCACCAGCCATTGGCGACGCCAGATTGTGCGCATTAGCCTGGCGCTGTTGCCGCTGCACTTCTGGTCGGTGGTGGCGGAACTCTCCCCGCTGCATCTGATGGACGACGTGCTGGGTCAGTTCGTCATTCTGCTGAATCTGCTGCTGATCAGCGTCCTGATGTGGCCGATGTGCCGTGACAGCTGGCGCGATAAAGAGTCGCACGCTATCCGCCTGGCGACGGTCACCGTGCTGTCCATTATCCCGCTGGCGCTGATGGTGCTGACGGCCACCGGCTATTTCTATACCACTCTGCGTCTGTCGGGTCGCTGGATTGAAACCGTCTATCTGGTGATCCTCTGGAACCTGCTGTACCAGACCGTCCTGCGCGGGCTGAGCGTTGCCGCTCGTCGCATCGCCTATCGCCGCGCCCTGGCGCGTCGGCAGAATATGGTGAAAGAGGGGGCGGAAGGCGCTGAGCCGCAGGAGGAGCCGACCATCGCTCTGGAGCAGGTGAACCAGCAGACGCTGCGTATCACCATGCTGGTGATGATCGCCCTGTTCGGCGTAATGTTCTGGGCCATCTGGTCTGATTTAATCACCGTCTTTGCCTATCTCGACAGCATTACCCTGTGGCACTACAACGGCACCGAAGCGGGTGCGGCGGTGGTGAAAAACGTCACCATGGGCAGCCTGCTGTTTGCGCTGGTGTCGTCGATGGTGGCCTGGGCCTTGATCCGCAACCTGCCTGGCCTGCTGGAAGTGCTGGTGCTCTCGCGCCTGAATATGCGCCAGGGGGCCTCGTACGCCATCACCACCATCCTCAACTATGTGATTCTGGTAGCCGGGGCGATGACCGTCTTCGGTTCTCTCGGGGTTTCGTGGGATAAACTGCAGTGGCTGGCGGCGGCCCTGTCGGTCGGTCTCGGGTTCGGTTTGCAGGAGATCTTCGGTAACTTCGTTTCGGGTCTGATTATCCTGTTCGAACGTCCGGTGCGTATTGGCGATACCGTGACTATCGGCACCTTCTCGGGAACCGTCAGCAAGATCCGTATCCGTGCGACCACCATCACCGACTTCGATCGCAAAGAGGTGATCATCCCGAATAAAGCCTTCGTGACCGAGCGGTTGATCAACTGGTCGCTCTCCGACACCATCACCCGCGTGGTGATCCGTCTGGGCGTAGCCTACGGCTCCGATCTGGATGCGGTGAAAAAAGTGCTGCTGAAAGCGGCGATGGACCACCCGAAAGTGATGCACGATCCGGAGCCAGCCGTGTTCTTCACCACCTTCGGGCCGAGCACGCTGGATCATGAACTGCGTCTGTACGTACGTGAACTGCGTGACCGCAGCTACACGGTTGATGAACTGAACCGCACCATCGAGCGTCTGTGCCGGGAAAATAACATCAACATCGCGTTCAACCAGCTTGAAGTGCATCTGCGCAACGAGAAGGGTGACGAACATACGGAAGTGAAACGTGAAGTGAAGGGTGATGACCCGACGCCGGCGTAA
- the rsmS gene encoding pleiotropic regulatory protein RsmS, giving the protein MSLENAPDEIKLAVDLIMLLENHAIPAETVLKALEIVKRDFEGKIPSPLPSP; this is encoded by the coding sequence GTGTCACTGGAAAACGCCCCCGATGAAATAAAGCTGGCCGTGGATCTGATCATGTTGCTGGAGAATCATGCGATCCCGGCCGAGACGGTGCTGAAGGCGCTGGAGATTGTGAAGCGGGATTTTGAGGGGAAAATCCCCTCTCCCCTGCCTTCTCCCTGA
- the priC gene encoding primosomal replication protein N'', whose translation MKTALLLQTLQNQLTALRTQAAPLMQHATLKPRFDRQLFRTRSTLIKDYLDEAQHNLDELGHAVEKAQTEQVNWLATHLAEQIAALHREIAAWPLRVWDSPSAGATKWQRKRLEHQEFERRLCEMKSERETRLNQAETLEEQQMLMREITALEGRLERCRKALDDIERVIARLTR comes from the coding sequence TTGAAAACAGCCTTGCTTTTACAGACGCTGCAAAATCAGCTGACGGCCCTGCGAACCCAGGCCGCCCCTCTGATGCAGCACGCCACCCTGAAGCCGCGTTTTGACCGGCAGCTGTTCCGCACCCGCAGCACCCTCATTAAAGATTATCTGGATGAAGCCCAGCACAATCTGGATGAGCTGGGTCACGCGGTGGAGAAAGCGCAAACGGAGCAGGTCAACTGGCTGGCTACCCATCTGGCGGAACAGATCGCCGCCCTGCACCGGGAGATCGCCGCCTGGCCTTTACGGGTCTGGGACAGCCCTTCTGCGGGAGCGACAAAATGGCAGCGCAAGCGCCTGGAGCATCAGGAGTTTGAGCGGCGGCTGTGTGAGATGAAGTCTGAACGCGAGACGCGGCTGAACCAGGCCGAAACGCTGGAAGAGCAGCAGATGCTGATGCGCGAAATTACCGCGCTGGAGGGGCGGCTGGAACGCTGTCGTAAGGCACTGGATGATATTGAGCGCGTGATTGCGCGTCTGACCCGTTAA